A genomic window from Gambusia affinis linkage group LG16, SWU_Gaff_1.0, whole genome shotgun sequence includes:
- the tpo gene encoding thyroid peroxidase isoform X1: MSPQKRAEVSHKDPSAAGRRGAMKTKKCFHLALLVMLVCDVPPTPSTFSSSSFRDFVVSSPQDADGASSKRHGFRFHFQPQTKEISRSGEIFHAALQILKNAAKQKYNRNFTASELLSRKNLELLAELSQCPTGTDPAVCEGSHHDKYRSISGVCNNRQNPDWGAANTALVRWLPAEYEDGEEEPRGWDPQRLHHGSQLPTPRRVSREVVRTSCKGADAAYSQLLVDWGQYIDHDVTLTPQSLSGAASWVQQDCRSSCENLHPCFPVQTQDSLCMPFHRSTPACCSRAGSGILRALQRQQLNAISSFIDASLVYGHTPQLQSDLRDLCGRNGKLAVNGRFRDRQGRPYLPFVAETPSACGQGVECFRAGDGRVNEALPLITLHTLWLREHNRLAETLKLINQHWSPEAVFQEARKIVGALHQIITMRDYIPKIIGVESFERHIGPYGGYDPTVDASASNVFATAAFRFGHGTIPPILRRLNESFQEDPRFPHLRLQQALFSPWRIVKEGGIEPTLRGMVATAAAVTAPDSLLVEEVTESLLVLDSQKNLDLAALNLQRGRDHGLPGYNDWRDFCGLKRIVTLDDLAEVVRDRRVAEKILHLYQHPDNIDVWLGGLVENFLPGSRTGPLFACLIGKQMKLLRDGDRFWWEADGVFTRQQREQLWKTSLSRIICENSDIQEIPADPFRLARYPAGFVHCSAVPALSLEAWRDEPSLDLRLCGPPRPVDNGDFLFSSRSGKLTALYNCFHGFQLEGAAEAVCEGGVWSADPPRCSETRLVALNAADPQKFLNSKLNQ; this comes from the exons ATGTCTCCTCAGAAACGTGCAGAG GTCTCACATAAAGACCCGTCTGCTGCCGGACGCAGAGGAGCCATGAAGACgaagaaatgtttccatctgGCTCTTCTGGTGATGTTGGTCTGCGACGTTCCACCGACTCCTTCCACGTTCAGCT CTTCCTCCTTCAGAGACTTTGTGGTCTCGTCTCCTCAGGATGCTGACGGCGCCTCCAGCAAGCG CCATGGGTTCAGGTTTCACTTCCAGCCTCAGACTAAGGAGATTTCCAGGTCTGGGGAGATTTTCCACGCCGCCCTGCAGATCctgaaaaatgcagcaaagcaGAAATATAACAGGAACTTCACAGCATCAG AGCTTTTGTCACGGAAAAATCTGGAGCTGCTTGCAGAGCTGTCTCAGTGTCCGACTGGAACGGATCCAGCCGTCTGTGAAGGAAGTCATCATGACAAATACCGCAGCATATCAGGAGTCTGCAACAACAG ACAGAATCCTGACTGGGGCGCCGCCAACACGGCTTTGGTCCGATGGCTTCCAGCTGAATATGAGGACGGAGAGGAGGAACCCAGAGGCTGGGACCCCCAGCGGCTCCATCACGGATCCCAGCTTCCCACG CCGCGGCGTGTCAGCAGGGAGGTGGTGAGGACTTCCTGTAAGGGTGCAGATGCTGCGTACTCCCAGCTGCTGGTGGACTGGGGTCAGTACATCGACCACGATGTGACCCTGACGCCGCAGAGCCTCAGCGGAGCCGCTTCCTGGGTGCAGCAGGACTGCCGCTCGTCgtgtgaaaacctgcatcccTGCTTCCCTGTCCAG ACTCAGGACTCCCTTTGCATGCCGTTCCATCGCTCCACGCCGGCCTGCTGCTCCAGGGCTGGCTCCGGTATCCTGCGGGCTCTGCAGCGGCAGCAGCTGAACGCCATCTCGTCCTTCATTGACGCCTCCCTGGTGTACGGCCACACGCCACAGCTGCAGAGCGACCTCCGCGACCTCTGCGGCCGCAACGGGAAGCTGGCTGTAAACGGGCGCTTCCGGGACCGGCAGGGCAGACCTTACCTGCCTTTTGTAGCGGAGACGCCGTCGGCATGCGGGCAGGGAGTGGAGTGTTTCCGGGCAGGAGACGGCCGGGTCAACGAGGCCCTGCCTCTGATCACGCTGCATACGCTGTGGCTCCGGGAACACAACCGCCTCGCAGAGACCCTGAAGCTCATCAACCAGCACTGGAGCCCCGAGGCCGTGTTCCAGGAGGCACGCAAGATCGTTGGTGCCCTGCATCAG ATAATAACGATGAGAGATTATATCCCTAAAATAATTGGTGTGGAGTCGTTTGAACGTCACATCGGGCCCTATGGCGGGTACGATCCGACGGTGGACGCCTCGGCCTCCAACGTGTTCGCCACGGCGGCCTTCAGGTTCGGCCATGGCACCATTCCTCCGATCCTCAGAAGGCTGAACGAGAGCTTCCAGGAAGACCCGCGCTTCCCGCACCTGAGACTTCAGCAGGCACTCTTCAGTCCCTGGAGGATAGTTAAAGAAG gtggCATCGAGCCGACCTTGCGGGGCATGGTTGCCACGGCGGCGGCGGTGACGGCTCCGGACTCCCTCCTTGTGGAGGAGGTAACGGAGTCgctgctggttctggactcCCAGAAAAACCTGGATCTGGCTGCCCTGAACCTGCAGAGGGGGCGGGACCACGGACTGCCTG GATACAACGACTGGAGGGATTTCTGTGGACTGAAGCGCATCGTGACGTTGGACGACCTGGCAGAAGTCGTGAGAGATCGCAGAGTCGCTGAGAAGATTCTTCATTTATACCAACATCCTGACAACATCGACGTTTGGCTGGGAGGATTGGTGGAAAACTTCCTGCCCGGCTCCAGAACCGGCCCGCTGTTCGCCTGCCTGATCGGAAAGCAAATGAAGCTTCTGCGTGACGGAGATCG GTTTTGGTGGGAGGCGGACGGCGTGTTCACCCGGCAGCAGCGGGAGCAGCTGTGGAAAACTTCTCTGTCTCGGATCATTTGTGAGAACTCGGACATCCAGGAGATTCCTGCGGATCCCTTCAGGCTGGCTCGGTATCCGGCCGGCTTCGTTCACTGCAGCGCCGTCCCAGCCCTGAGCCTGGAGGCCTGGAGAGACGAGCCGAGTCTCG ACCTGCGACTGTGCGGCCCTCCACGGCCCGTAGACAACGGagatttcctgttttcctccagaTCTGGAAAACTGACGGCTCTGTACAACTGTTTCCATGGTTTCCAGCTAGAGGGCGCCGCTGAGGCGGTGTGTGAAGGAGGCGTGTGGAGCGCTGACCCGCCTCGCTGCTCAG aAACGCGGCTCGTCGCTCTCAATGCTGCAGATCCACAAAAGTTTCTGAACTCAAAACTGAAccaataa
- the tpo gene encoding thyroid peroxidase isoform X2, translated as MLQNPDWGAANTALVRWLPAEYEDGEEEPRGWDPQRLHHGSQLPTPRRVSREVVRTSCKGADAAYSQLLVDWGQYIDHDVTLTPQSLSGAASWVQQDCRSSCENLHPCFPVQTQDSLCMPFHRSTPACCSRAGSGILRALQRQQLNAISSFIDASLVYGHTPQLQSDLRDLCGRNGKLAVNGRFRDRQGRPYLPFVAETPSACGQGVECFRAGDGRVNEALPLITLHTLWLREHNRLAETLKLINQHWSPEAVFQEARKIVGALHQIITMRDYIPKIIGVESFERHIGPYGGYDPTVDASASNVFATAAFRFGHGTIPPILRRLNESFQEDPRFPHLRLQQALFSPWRIVKEGGIEPTLRGMVATAAAVTAPDSLLVEEVTESLLVLDSQKNLDLAALNLQRGRDHGLPGYNDWRDFCGLKRIVTLDDLAEVVRDRRVAEKILHLYQHPDNIDVWLGGLVENFLPGSRTGPLFACLIGKQMKLLRDGDRFWWEADGVFTRQQREQLWKTSLSRIICENSDIQEIPADPFRLARYPAGFVHCSAVPALSLEAWRDEPSLDLRLCGPPRPVDNGDFLFSSRSGKLTALYNCFHGFQLEGAAEAVCEGGVWSADPPRCSETRLVALNAADPQKFLNSKLNQ; from the exons ATGCTTCAG AATCCTGACTGGGGCGCCGCCAACACGGCTTTGGTCCGATGGCTTCCAGCTGAATATGAGGACGGAGAGGAGGAACCCAGAGGCTGGGACCCCCAGCGGCTCCATCACGGATCCCAGCTTCCCACG CCGCGGCGTGTCAGCAGGGAGGTGGTGAGGACTTCCTGTAAGGGTGCAGATGCTGCGTACTCCCAGCTGCTGGTGGACTGGGGTCAGTACATCGACCACGATGTGACCCTGACGCCGCAGAGCCTCAGCGGAGCCGCTTCCTGGGTGCAGCAGGACTGCCGCTCGTCgtgtgaaaacctgcatcccTGCTTCCCTGTCCAG ACTCAGGACTCCCTTTGCATGCCGTTCCATCGCTCCACGCCGGCCTGCTGCTCCAGGGCTGGCTCCGGTATCCTGCGGGCTCTGCAGCGGCAGCAGCTGAACGCCATCTCGTCCTTCATTGACGCCTCCCTGGTGTACGGCCACACGCCACAGCTGCAGAGCGACCTCCGCGACCTCTGCGGCCGCAACGGGAAGCTGGCTGTAAACGGGCGCTTCCGGGACCGGCAGGGCAGACCTTACCTGCCTTTTGTAGCGGAGACGCCGTCGGCATGCGGGCAGGGAGTGGAGTGTTTCCGGGCAGGAGACGGCCGGGTCAACGAGGCCCTGCCTCTGATCACGCTGCATACGCTGTGGCTCCGGGAACACAACCGCCTCGCAGAGACCCTGAAGCTCATCAACCAGCACTGGAGCCCCGAGGCCGTGTTCCAGGAGGCACGCAAGATCGTTGGTGCCCTGCATCAG ATAATAACGATGAGAGATTATATCCCTAAAATAATTGGTGTGGAGTCGTTTGAACGTCACATCGGGCCCTATGGCGGGTACGATCCGACGGTGGACGCCTCGGCCTCCAACGTGTTCGCCACGGCGGCCTTCAGGTTCGGCCATGGCACCATTCCTCCGATCCTCAGAAGGCTGAACGAGAGCTTCCAGGAAGACCCGCGCTTCCCGCACCTGAGACTTCAGCAGGCACTCTTCAGTCCCTGGAGGATAGTTAAAGAAG gtggCATCGAGCCGACCTTGCGGGGCATGGTTGCCACGGCGGCGGCGGTGACGGCTCCGGACTCCCTCCTTGTGGAGGAGGTAACGGAGTCgctgctggttctggactcCCAGAAAAACCTGGATCTGGCTGCCCTGAACCTGCAGAGGGGGCGGGACCACGGACTGCCTG GATACAACGACTGGAGGGATTTCTGTGGACTGAAGCGCATCGTGACGTTGGACGACCTGGCAGAAGTCGTGAGAGATCGCAGAGTCGCTGAGAAGATTCTTCATTTATACCAACATCCTGACAACATCGACGTTTGGCTGGGAGGATTGGTGGAAAACTTCCTGCCCGGCTCCAGAACCGGCCCGCTGTTCGCCTGCCTGATCGGAAAGCAAATGAAGCTTCTGCGTGACGGAGATCG GTTTTGGTGGGAGGCGGACGGCGTGTTCACCCGGCAGCAGCGGGAGCAGCTGTGGAAAACTTCTCTGTCTCGGATCATTTGTGAGAACTCGGACATCCAGGAGATTCCTGCGGATCCCTTCAGGCTGGCTCGGTATCCGGCCGGCTTCGTTCACTGCAGCGCCGTCCCAGCCCTGAGCCTGGAGGCCTGGAGAGACGAGCCGAGTCTCG ACCTGCGACTGTGCGGCCCTCCACGGCCCGTAGACAACGGagatttcctgttttcctccagaTCTGGAAAACTGACGGCTCTGTACAACTGTTTCCATGGTTTCCAGCTAGAGGGCGCCGCTGAGGCGGTGTGTGAAGGAGGCGTGTGGAGCGCTGACCCGCCTCGCTGCTCAG aAACGCGGCTCGTCGCTCTCAATGCTGCAGATCCACAAAAGTTTCTGAACTCAAAACTGAAccaataa
- the sntg2 gene encoding gamma-2-syntrophin, whose product MSGTGSRRPASLPVPTPSRSGVALLCSGENGDSFDVCLRLSRDTLTIQKLDVVCTNSSEPKANHRAVVLRRQAAGGLGLSIKGGAEHNVPVVISKIFKDQVADQTGKLFVGDAVLQVNGINVEHCTHQEVVHLLRTAGDEVTITVRYLSEVPSFLKLPLGSPGLDQNRVSSPLFDSGFHLNGNNTAPPPSPSANEPKYEKRWLDAVCLPLRMARVSRRRAGSDKLRSNSFELFSPDTSSCSVLQFCSAAESLDWLQAIAANIGELTQESIKMLNKSSSSDDQIVHMGWVCESPENSAPCRSLAFSFLALRGPYFYIFRRPPVSATDWGKPETTYNLYEVLFKVHKLWLAEDCWLQARLFLGLHGSPEQPDGDPLCFSILVGHGQSHTFRVELASDLATWDKSFQRAVFLEVQRVGSKSYMCSSQGSVLSFTLDFGSGFSCSDVTSKAVLWRYKFSQLKGSSDDGKTRVKLLFKNADSNQIEMKELEFANLTAVLHCIHSFIAAKVASLEPGFLCSQSLATHISS is encoded by the exons ATGAGCGGGACCGGGAGCCGGAGACCCGCCAGCCTCCCGGTGCCAACTCCG AGCCGATCTGGAGTGGCGTTGCTGTGCAGCGGCGAGAACGGCGACAGCTTCGACGTCTGCCTGCGGCTGAGCAGAGACACTCTGACCATCCAGAAGCTGGACGTGGTCTGCACCAACAGCTCTGAACCCAAAGCCAAC CACAGAGCTGTAGTCCTGAGACGACAGGCGGCTGGCGGTCTAGGCCTCAGCATCAAG GGCGGAGCGGAGCACAACGTTCCTGTCGTCATTTCAAAGATCTTCAAGGACCAAGTCG CCGATCAGACGGGGAAACTGTTCGTCGGGGACGCCGTGCTGCAG GTTAACGGCATTAACGTGGAGCATTGCACCCACCAGGAAGTG GTTCACCTGCTGAGAACTGCGGGTGATGAGGTCACCATCACCGTCCGCTACCTGAGCGAAGTCCCGTCCTTCCTGAAGCTGCCGCTCG GTTCTCCTGggctggaccagaaccgggtctcCTCTCCGCTCTTTGACAGCGGCTTCCATCTGAACGGGAACAACACG gctccgcccccttcgCCCTCAGCTAATGAGCCAAAGTACGAGAAGCGCTGGCTGGACGCCGTCTGCCTGCCGCTGCGGATGGCCAGAGTCTCCAGACGACGAGCCGGGAGCGATAAGCTGAG GTCCAACAGCTTCGAGCTGTTCTCCCCGGATACGTCCAGCTGCAGCGTCCTGCAGTTCTGCTCGGCAGCAGAAAGTTTGGACTGGCTGCAGGCGATCGCTGCGAACATTGGCGAGCTGACGCAGGAGAGC ATTAAAATGCTGAATAAATCATCTTCTTCTGATGATCAG ATCGTCCACATGGGCTGGGTGTGTGAGTCTCCAGagaacagcgccccctgcaggagtTTAGCCTTCAGTTTCCTGGCACTGAGAGGGCCATATTTTTATATCTTCAGACGGCCGCCG GTCAGCGCCACCGACTGGGGAAAACCTGAAACTACATACAACCTCTATGAGGTTCTTTTCAAGGTTCATAAG CTATGGCTGGCTGAGGACTGCTGGCTGCAGGCGCGGCTCTTCCTGGGTCTGCATGGTTCCCCGGAGCAGCCGGACGGCGACCCGCTCTGCTTCAGCATCCTGGTGGGCCACGGCCAGAGCCACACCTTCAGGGTGGAGCTGGCCTCAGACCTGGCAACCTGGGACAAGTCCTTCCAGAGGGCCGTGTTCCTGGAGGTGCAACGAGTTGGG tCTAAAAGCTACATGTGCAGCAGCCAGGGGAGCGTTCTCAGCTTCACGCTGGATTTCGGATCCGGGTTTAGCTGCTCAGACGTGACTTCAAAG GCTGTTCTGTGGAGATACAAGTTCTCTCAGCTGAAAGGCTCATCTGACGATGGAAAAACCCGAGTCAAGCTACTCTTTAAGAACGCTGACAGCAACCAAATAGAAATGAAG GAACTGGAGTTTGCCAACCTGACGGCGGTCCTCCACTGCATCCACTCCTTCATCGCTGCCAAGGTGGCGTCCCTGGAGCCCGGCTTCCTGTGCAGCCAGAGCCTCGCCACGCACATCAGCAGCTAG